The proteins below come from a single Serratia ficaria genomic window:
- the pykF gene encoding pyruvate kinase PykF has product MKKTKIVCTIGPKTESEEMLTNLLNAGMNVMRLNFSHGDYEEHGNRIKNMRAVMAKTGMNAGILLDTKGPEIRTMKLEGGKDASLVAGQTFTFTTDQSVIGNNERVAVTYAGFSADLKIGNTVLVDDGLIGMEVTHVTENEVVCKVLNNGDLGENKGVNLPGVSIQLPALAEKDKRDLIFGCEQGVDFVAASFIRKRSDVLEIREHLKAHGGEQIQIISKIENQEGLNNFDEILEASDGIMVARGDLGVEIPVEEVIFAQKMMIEKCNRARKVVITATQMLDSMIKNPRPTRAEAGDVANAILDGTDAVMLSGESAKGKYPLEAVGIMATICERTDRVMPSRIDSLNDNRKLRITEAVCRGAVETAEKLDAPLIVVATSGGKSAKSVRKYFPNAVILALTTNEVTAHQLILSKGVIPQMVKEIASTDDFYRIGKEAALASGLAQKGDVVVMVSGALVPSGTTNTASVHVL; this is encoded by the coding sequence ATGAAAAAGACCAAAATTGTTTGTACCATCGGTCCAAAAACCGAATCGGAAGAAATGCTGACCAATCTGTTGAACGCGGGCATGAACGTCATGCGTCTCAACTTCTCCCACGGCGACTATGAAGAGCACGGCAACCGCATCAAGAACATGCGCGCCGTGATGGCCAAAACCGGTATGAACGCCGGCATCCTGCTGGATACCAAAGGCCCGGAAATCCGCACCATGAAGCTGGAAGGCGGCAAAGACGCCTCTCTGGTCGCCGGCCAGACCTTCACCTTCACCACCGACCAGAGCGTGATCGGCAACAACGAACGCGTTGCGGTGACCTACGCCGGCTTCTCCGCTGACCTGAAAATCGGCAACACCGTGCTGGTGGACGATGGCCTGATCGGCATGGAAGTCACCCACGTGACCGAAAACGAAGTGGTCTGCAAGGTGCTGAACAACGGCGACCTGGGCGAAAACAAAGGCGTTAACCTGCCGGGCGTGTCCATCCAGCTGCCCGCGCTGGCTGAAAAAGACAAGCGCGACCTGATCTTCGGCTGCGAACAAGGCGTCGACTTCGTTGCCGCTTCGTTTATCCGCAAGCGTTCCGACGTGCTGGAAATTCGTGAACACCTGAAGGCCCACGGCGGCGAGCAGATCCAGATCATCTCCAAGATTGAAAACCAGGAAGGCCTGAACAACTTCGACGAAATCCTCGAAGCCTCCGACGGCATCATGGTCGCCCGCGGCGACCTGGGCGTGGAGATCCCGGTAGAAGAAGTGATCTTCGCTCAGAAGATGATGATCGAGAAATGCAACCGCGCGCGCAAAGTGGTGATCACCGCCACCCAGATGCTGGATTCGATGATCAAGAACCCGCGCCCTACCCGCGCGGAAGCCGGCGACGTCGCCAACGCCATTCTGGACGGCACCGACGCCGTCATGCTGTCCGGCGAGAGCGCCAAGGGCAAATATCCGCTGGAAGCGGTCGGCATCATGGCGACCATCTGTGAGCGCACCGATCGCGTCATGCCGAGCCGCATCGACAGCCTGAACGACAACCGCAAGCTGCGCATCACCGAAGCCGTCTGCCGCGGCGCGGTCGAAACCGCGGAAAAACTGGACGCGCCGCTGATCGTGGTCGCCACCAGCGGCGGCAAGTCTGCCAAATCGGTGCGCAAATACTTCCCGAACGCGGTGATCCTGGCGCTGACCACCAACGAAGTCACCGCCCACCAGCTGATCCTGAGCAAAGGCGTGATCCCGCAGATGGTAAAGGAAATCGCCTCTACCGACGACTTCTACCGCATCGGCAAAGAAGCCGCGCTGGCCAGCGGCCTGGCGCAGAAAGGCGACGTGGTGGTGATGGTTTCCGGCGCTCTGGTGCCGAGCGGCACCACCAATACGGCCTCGGTTCACGTGCTATAA
- a CDS encoding major outer membrane lipoprotein, with amino-acid sequence MNRTKLVLGAVILASTMLAGCSSNAKIDQLSSDVQTLNAKVDQLSNDVNAMRSDVQAAKDDAARANQRLDNQAHAYKK; translated from the coding sequence ATGAATCGTACTAAACTGGTACTGGGCGCGGTAATCCTGGCTTCCACTATGCTGGCAGGCTGCTCTAGCAACGCTAAAATCGATCAACTGTCTTCTGACGTTCAGACTCTGAACGCTAAAGTTGACCAGCTGAGCAACGACGTGAACGCAATGCGTTCTGACGTTCAAGCTGCTAAAGACGACGCAGCACGCGCTAACCAGCGTCTGGACAACCAAGCACACGCTTACAAAAAGTAA